GCGCGCATCGTTTTTTCCCGCGCCGCCGCTCCTTGACGGATAATGCAAATCGGTGTATTCTACCTACGACGCGCGCTCGTAGCTCAATCGGATAGAGTGTTGCCCTCCGGAGGCAAAGGTTGTGGGTTCAAGTCCCGCCGAGCGCGCCATTTTTTTCGAAGAAATTACCCCGTGGTGCAACGGCAGCACAAGGGATTTTGGTTCCCTTGATCCTGGTTCGAATCCAGGCGGGGTAGCCAACAATACCGACCGTATGACGGATTCCGCCAAAGCGTGGACGGCGTCCGTCTTGTCTTTCCGACAAAAACGAGAGCCCAGTCTTCTTTGCAGGACTGGGCTCTCGTTTTTTGTTTGTCGTCCGCGCGGCGGATCGAGGGAAAGAACGCCGGCGGCGAAGAAGGTTCAGCGGAACTTCACGATGGTCACGCCCCAGCCGCCTTCGGAGTGGTCGCCGAGGCGGTACTCGGAGACGTAGGGCAAACGGGCGCAGAGCTGATGCACGAGCTTGCGCAGGATGCCTTCGCCGCGGCCGTGGATGACGGCGACTTCGCCGTACCCGGCACGCATGGCCTGATCGAGATAGCGCTCCACCAGCGGAACGGCTTCGTCGGCCAGCATGCCGCGCACCATGATGGAACTGGGCACGCCTTCGGGACGGCGCACGATGGCGATCTCGTCCGCGCTCTGCCGCGCCTGGGGCGCGGATGTCGGCGTCAACTTCGCCAGCGGCACGGTGATGCGCATGGCGCCGGCCTGCACTTCGGCGTTCTTGCCGTCGATGGCCACGATCTCGCCCTTGACGCTGCTGTCGTTCAGCTTCACGGGCGAGCCGACCGCCAGCCGGGGCGCAGGGGACGTGCGCCGCTCTTCGATGGCATTCTGGCGCACGGCCGAGGTATCGCGGGTCTTGTCGATCTGCGACTTCTGCCGGGCCATCTCGCGGTGTCCGGCCGAGCGCGCCGCGCCCTGCAGCGATTTGAGCAGCGAACGGGCTTTCGCCTCGGCGTCGTCGAGGACTTTCTGCGATTCGCGCTCCGCCTTCAGGATCATTTCGTCCCGTTTCCGTTCGGTCTCGGAACGGCTCTGCTGAAGTTTTTTCCTTTCGGCGTCGAGCCGCTGTTTTTCCTGCGCCAGTTCGCGCGAGAGCTTCTCGACGGCCAGGCGTTTTTCCTGCAGCTGGCCGATCAGGCGCTCGACGTTCAGCTCGTCGGAATTCAGACACTCTTCGGCCCGCTTGACGATGCCGGGCGGCATGCCGTAGCGTTGGGCGATCGCCAGGGCGTTGCTCTGGCCGGGGATGCCGACGAGCAGATGATACGTGGGGCTGAGGGTCTTCATGTCGAAATCGACGCAGGCCGCTTCCACGCCGGGGGTGGTGGTCGCGAAGCGCTTGATCGGATTGTGATGGGTCGTCGCCAGCACGAGAGTCTTGCGGCGCAAGAACTCCTCCAGCACGGCGATGCCCAGGGCCGCGCCTTCCTGCGGATCGGTGCCGGCTCCCAGTTCGTCGAGCAGCGCCAGCGAATCGGCGTCGGCGTTTTCGAGCATCGAAACGATGCGTTTCAGATGGGAACTGAAGGTCGAAAGGCTCTGTTCGATACTCTGCTCGTCGCCGATATCGGCGTAAATCGCGGAGATGCTGCCGACGCTGGAACCGTCGCCGGCCGGCACGGGCAGGCCGCACCAGGCCAGATACACGGCCAGAGCGCACGTTTTCAACGCCACGGTCTTGCCGCCGGTGTTGGGGCCGGTGACAACGAGCGCCCGGAAATCCCGGCCGCAGGAGACGTCGATGGGGACGGCGCGCTCGCCCAGCAGCGGGTGGCGCACGTCGTAAAAGCAGAACTCGGAACGTTTGACCAGTTCGGGCATGCGCCAGCGTTTGAAATGGATCAGGTCGTCCATGCAATAGAACAGGTCGAGCTGCGCCAGCGCCGTTTCCGCTTCGTTCACGGCGTTCCGGCGGTCGAGGAGCATCTTCGTCAGCTCGCCGAAGATGCGGCGCTCTTCCTGGCGCTGCTGCTCCAGCAGCGCCGCGATGCGGTTGTTGGAGACGACCAGAGCGTGCGGTTCCATGTAGACCGAATTGCCCGACGCCGACTTGTCGGTGACGATGCCGGGGAAGCGGTTGATGAAAGCCTGCTTCACCAACACGGCGAAGCGGCCGCTGCGTATCGAAAGCACGCGTTCCTGGAGCATGCCGCTGAAAGGACCGTTCAGAAAGCCGTTGCCCACGGCGCGCGCTTCGCGCCGTTTCTGGTCCAGTTCGGCGCGGATCTCGCGCAGTTTGGGCGAGGCGCCGTCGGCCAGCGAGCCGTCGCTGTTCAAGACCGAAAGCCGTTCGAGCTCGTCCGAAAATTCGCGGATGCGGTCACAAAACCAGACCAGCGCCGGGAACTTCTCTTTCGCCGCCTGCGCGCATTCCTTGACGGCCATGGCCAGCGTCAGCAGAACGCGGACCTTTAGCAGTTCCTCCCCCAGCAGCAGCCCCGTATGGCGCGCCTCGTCCAGCGCTGCGGAGACGACCTGCACCGCCTCGTTCCACGGGAAGTTCCCGCCGCTTTCCGTAAAGCTCAAATAAGCCGCCAGCAGATTCTGGCGGCTTATCAGACTTTTCATGTCGGCGGCAGGCTCTATCCGGACGAGAGCCGCGCGTCCCAGTTCGCTCCTCGCGCCCGCGGCAAGGAGCTCGAGGACGTCGTCGATCTCGAGCGACTGCCGCGCCTCTTCGTTGATTTTCACCTCGGATCACCAACTATACGATCTGTTTCGGGAAAAAAGCGTCGAGAGAGTTTTTGATGTCGGGAAGGACCGCGTTGACGAGCAGCACCGTGCGGCTGTTTCGCAGTTCCACGCCGGGCAGAAAGCGCTCGGCATGCTGCAGCGTCACGACGACGAGGATCACGATCGCCGCGCCCTTGACGCCGCCGACCAGAAAACCGCACAGACGATCCAGCGCCGACAGCGACGCCATCGACAGCAGCGCGCGGAAGAGCTTGCCGACCAGCGCGCAGACGATGCAAACGGCAAAGAAAACAAGCGCGATCGCGATCATCCGGCTCACCGAAGCGTTGAGCAAGCCGAAAAAATTCCTGAGCGCGGCGTCCACCGGATCGGCGTATTTGAAGCCGAAATAAACGCCGCCGATGATGCCGGCCAGGGAAAAGATCTCGCCGGAAAAACCGCGGAAAATCCCCTTGACGGCGAAAAAGACCACGATCAGCAGCATGCAAAGGTCGAATCCGTCCACAAGGGTCATTCCGCGCCTTCTTTCCGCTCGCTCTTCTCCGGCGCGTTGTCGCCGACAGAATAATATTTGCTCAGGAGCAGATCGAGTTTCCCCTCGATCTGCTTCAGTTTGTACGCCATGTACATCCAGCCGAGAACCAGCCGCCGTTCCTGATCGACTTTGGGGTCGAGGGACGCAAACAGTTTCCGGCTGAATTCGACGATTTCGTCAAACTGCTCGGGCTTAAGAGCCGTACGAAGGAGGTAGGTCTTGGTGCCGAGAGTGACTCTTGCCTCCCGGGTGTTATCCTCCATGTTCTTACCGCCTTTCGAAGCCGGCGTCGGGCAGGATGTTTTTCAAGCTCTTGGCGATATCGTCAAGCTTGCTCTCGAGAGCTTCCTTCTCCTTCTGAAGGTTCATCTTCTCCCGCTCGAGCTCCTCGATGGCGCGGTCCTTCTCCTTGAGCGCGCGGATCTTGTCGAGCTCCTTTTCATCCAGCTGCTTCTTCACCTTCGCCAGCTCGTCCTGCAAAGAAGCGTTGGACGCGGCGAACTCGCCGATACGGCCGGAAACGCGCTCCAGAAGCTGATCGAGTTCGGATAAATTGGTCATCGTTTCTTCCTCCTTAGTTTTCTGTATTTCCGCAAGGACCTGTTTCTTATTATCTCAGCTTATAGCCCTTTTGTTCAAGCCCCGAACGAACGCCGTTGTGTTCCTCTTCCACTTCGGCGTCTTTCAGCGTGCGCTCGCCCAGACGGTACGCCATCGAGAAAGCCATGCTGCGGAATCCTTCCGGCACGCCCTGGCCTTCGTAGACGTCGAAAAGGCGCACGGTGCTCAGCAGCGAGCCGGCCGCTTCGCGGATGTCGGCGATCACCTTGTCGGCGGGCACATCCTTGGCAACGAGCATGGAAATGTCGCGGTAGACCGGCGGATAGGCGTTGTTCTTGGCGTAACGCGGCAGCGGCGCGTCCATGAAAGGCTCCACGTCCAGTTCAAAAGCGTACAGCGGCGTGTCAAGATCGAGCTGAGCGGCGATGTCGGGCTTCAGGCACATCAGATAGCCGACGGTCTTGCCGTCGAACAGGATCTCGGCCGTCTGGCCGGCGTGCCCGTCGGCGCGCTGCGCCCGGCGGAACGTCAGCGCGGCGTTGCAGCTTTGGGCCAGCGCTTCCACGTCGCCCTTGACCAGCATGAAATCCTCTTTCGAGGAGGCGTAGAGTGCGCGTTTTTCCTTGCCGCTGAAGGCGACGCCGCCGATGCGCTCCACCTCTTTGACAGCGCCGTTTCCCGGCACGAAGACGCGGCCGAACTCGAAGACGCGGACAGGATCGCGCCAGCCGCCGCGCACCGCTTTGCCGACGCCGTCCAGCAGCCCGGGAAGCAGCGAAGGGCGCATCACCGACATGTCGGCGCTGATCGGGTTGGCCACGACCTTGCATTGGCCGGCCTCGGGATAACGAAGCAGCGTCAGGCTCTCGGGACTGATAAAGCTCAGCGTCACCGCTTCGGTATAGCCGCGGCCGATCGCCACGGAACGGAGCAGGCGCTGCAGCCGCATGGCCGGACTGAGCGCTCCGGCGCGGTGCAGAACGGGGATCGTCGGCTCGATCGCGTCGTAACCGCGGATGCGTCCGACTTCCTCGATCAGGTCCTCTTCGATGGCGATATCGCAGCGGCGTGTCGGCACTTCGTATTCGGCGTTGTCCCGACCGCCGGCCGCTCTTTCGATGCCGAGGCGCTTCAGGATCGCCTCGGCCCCGTTCATGTCGTCCCAGACGAGGATCTTCTTCATCTTTCCCGCCGTCAGAGGCACGCGGGCCGGCCGGATCTCGCCGTTCTGGGCGTAAAGGCTGCGCGAGAAGGCGCGCACGCCGCCCCACCGCTCCATCAGATGCAGCGCGTAGTTCATGGCGGTCTCCGTCAGCAGCGGATCGACGCCGCGGGAATAGCGGAACGAAGCTTCGCTGGGGATGCCGAGGCGGCGCGACGTCTTGCTGACGAAGGGAGCCGCGAAGTTGGCGCTCTCCAGCAGAACGTGTTCCGTCTTGTCGGTGATTTCCGAGTTGAGCCCGCCCATGACGCCGGCCAGCGCCACGCCGACGCCGCTGCTGGAGATGACAAGGTCGGAGGGCAGCAACTTGTGGGTTTTGCCGTCGAGCGTGACGAGTTCCTCGCCGTCTCGGGCGGCGCGCACGCCGATGTTGCGCCCGGGCAGGCTGGCCGCGTCGAAAGCGTGCAGCGGCTGGCCGAGGGCGAGCATCGCGTAGTTGGTGGCGTCGACGATGTTGTTGATGGGGCGCATGCCCGACATGCACAGTCTCACGCCGGCCTGCAACGGCGCCGGCGCGATCCGGACCGAATCGGCCATGCCGAGGCGGTAGGCGCGGCAGCCTTCGCTTTCGAGCGTGATCCCTTCGAACGGCAGCGTCCACTCGCCGTCGTAGCCCGGCTTGGGAACGGCGGGCACGTGCAGATCGCACTGCGGGAACAGCGCGTGGATCTCCAGCGCCGCGCCGAGAACGCTGAGCAGATCGCCGCGGTTCGGCGTCACCGACATGTCGAAGACCGTGTCGTCCAGCCCCAGCCACGCGCCGGCATCGGCGCCGAGCGGCGCGTCCTGCGGCAGGATGAGGATGCCGTACACGTCGGTCAGATCGGGCACGCCCAGTTCCTTGGCCGACGCCATCATGCCGGCGCTGTTGAAACCGTCGAAATCGCGATACTCCAGCTCCATGCCGCCGGCCGTCGACGAGCCGGGCGCGAACCAGGGGATCACGTCGCCCACCTTCACGTTCGGCGCCGCGGTGACGCAGAGCGGATACTCCTTCTCCCCCACGTCCAGGCGGGTCACTTTCAGACCGGATTTGGTCGGATGCTGCGAGCACTCGACGATCTTGGCGATGCGCACGCCCTTGACGGCCGCGCAGGGACGGGCGACCGACTCGATCTCGGTCCCCGTCACCGTCAGCTTCTCGGCGATCTCTTCAAGAGGCGCGCCGAGCGTGATGAAATCTTTCAGCCAGTTGATGGAGAGCAGCATTATTCATGCCTCCCGGAAAGAAGATAGGAAACGTCGCCGTCGAACAGCGCGCGGAGATCCGTCAGTCCGTATTTGAGCATGGCGATGCGGTCGAGCCCCATGCCCCAGGCGAAGCCGTTGTATTTGTCGGGATCGATGCCGCCGTAGCGCAGCACGTTGGGATGGCACATGCCCATGCCGCCGATCTCGAGCCAGCCGGTACCCTTGCAGATCTGGCAGCGAGCGTCGGAACCGCCGCACTTGAAGCACTCGATGTCGACTTCCATCGACGGCTCGGTGAACGGAAAGTAGCTGGCGCGGTAGCGGGCTTTCAGCTTCCTGCCGAAAACGCCGTGGATCATCGCTTCCAGGCAGCCCTTAAGGTCGCCGACGGAAATGGACTTGTCGACAACCAGGCCTTCGACCTGATGGAACATCGGCGAGTGCGTAGGGTCGTTGTCGCGGCGATAGACGCGCCCCGGGCAGGCCACGCGCAGCGGCGCGCCCATGTCGAGCATGGCGTGGATCTCCATGCCGGAAGTATGCGTGCGCAGCAATCGGCCGTCGCCGAAGTAAAACGTGTCCTGCATGTCGCGGGCCGGATGGTGCGGCGGGATGTTCAGCGCTTCGAAGTTGAAGAAATCCGTCTCGATCTCCGGCCCGGTCACGGTCACGAATCCCAGCCCTTCCAGGACTTCCAGCACGTCCATCGTCACCTGCACGACGGGATGCGCGCCGCCGTAGGCCCGGCCGCGGAAGGGCTGCGTAACGTCGACGCGGTCGCGCAGTTCCATCTCGGTCAAGCGACGGCGTTCGAGCGTTTCGATCGCCTCGTCGAGCTGGCTCTGAAACTCGACTTTGGCGCCGTTGATGATCTTGCCCATTTCGGGGCGCTCCTGCGGCGACAGCTTGCCCAGCATTTTCTGCAGGCCCGTCATCGCGCCCTTCTTGCCGAAGACCGCGATCCGGCAGTCGTTCAGCGATTCGAGCGTAGCGCCGTCTTTCAGAACCGACTCGACGACCGCGCGGATTTTCTCTATTTCAAGAGCGATTTCACTGCTCATGATGTTTCCTCCTTGTCCGTTCCCGTCGAGAACTTCCCGTTCTCAGACAGGCCTCATAAAACAGAAGGGCTCCTGTCATTCTGTGACAGGAGCCCTTCGCTCTCTTCATTGAACAGGTTGAAGAGCTCTTCGTCCAACCTTACTTGGCCAACGCCTGACGAGCCTGCTCGGCGATGCCGCGGAAGGCTGCCATGTCGTTGACGGCAAGATCGGCAAGCATCTTGCGGTTCACTTCGATGCCGGCCTTCTTCAGGCCGTTCATGAAGAAACTGTACGACATGCCCTCCATGCGCGCGGCCGCGTTGATGCGGGAGATCCACAGGCGGCGGAAATCCCTCTTCTTGCGGCGGCGGTCCTTGAACATGCTGCTCAGGGCGTGCAGATAGGCTTCGCGGGCGCGGCGGTAATTGTTCTTCTTATGGCCGAAGAATCCCTTGGTGATGGAAAAAAGCTTCTTGTACTTTCTATCGCTGGAACTGGCTGCTTTAACGCGCATCGATCTTCACCTCTGAAATTTTGAACTTATTTGCCGGGCATCATCAGACGCAGCATCTCTTCCTGCCCGTTGGCAAGAAGCCCCGCCTGGCGCAGCCGGCGATGTCTCTTGGCGTTCTTGGTGCTCAGAAGGTGACGACGTCCGTTCTTCTGATACTTGATCTTGCCGTTGCCCGTGTACGAAAAGCGCTTTTTCGCGCCGGAATGAGTCTTTGCTTTCCAGACCATACTGACAACCTCCGTAAAATTCGCTTTCTATTCTTTACCGTCGCCTCTGGCGGAACCAGGAAGCGGCACAAACAACGCTCTCATGTAGCGGCCTTCCATGCGCGGCTCTTCGTCCATCTTGCCGACGGCGGCGCAGTCAGCCGCAACGCGGTTGATGACCTCACGGCCCTTGTCCAAAAACGCCATCTCTCTGCCGCGGAAGAATATGGACACTTTCACGCGGTGCCCGCTTTCGAGGAACTTGATCACGGCTTTCGTCTTGAAATCGTAATCGTGCTCGTCGATCTTGGGACGCATCTTGATCTCCTTGAGCGCCTGCACTTTCTGTTTCTTGCGGGCGTACTTGTCGCGCTTCTGCTGCTGGTAGCGGTACTTGCCAAAATCAAGGATGCGGCACACGGGCAGATTTCCGTCCGGCGCGACCTCCACGAGATCCAGCTCGCGCTCTTCCGCTGCGGCGATTCCTTCAGCCGGAGTCATGACGCCCAGTTTCCTGCCCTCGTTGTCGATCACAAGGACCTGCTCGGCGCTGATCTCTTCGTTCACTCTCGGCTCGTCGGACATTTTTTTAGCTATGTGAGTCACCTCCACAAGATTTTGCCGCGATAAAAAAATGAGGAAAGGCCCCGCCTCTCCTCATGCACATTCACATACAGTGTGACCTTACGCATGACCTTGCAGCTGCCGAAGGGCGCCACCAAGGCGAGAGGGATCCCTCTGCTTCTCTATCGCTTGTGAGAGTATAACACCCGCGGACGATTTGCGCAAGCGCCGACTTCGCGTCTTTCGGCCGACGCTCGTCAGTTTTCCCATCGCAGCAGCCAGGCGGCCAGCTCGGCGCGGGAAGCGACGCCGGTCTTGCGGAACGCCCGTGTCAGAAACGATTTGACCGTCGCCACGGAGACGTGCATCTGCCGGGCGATCTCGTCGTTCGTCAGCCCGCGGGCCACCAGCCCGGCCACTTCGCGCTCGCGCTCCGAAAGCAGCGCCGCCGCGCCCAGCAGCGCTGCGCGCGCACACTGAAGGTTCTGCGACCAGACCTTCGCCAGCGCGGAAATTCTTTTCAGCGCCGCGGCGTTCAGAAATTCCCGGGCGAGCAGGCGCTTTAGGATCGGCGACAGGGCGCCGAAGTTCTGCGCCAACGGCAGGATCACGCCGTCGGGCAACGCGATGTCCAGCGCGCCGCGCAATGCGCGCTCCGCCTCTTCCGCCGCGCCCAGCGCTTCGTGAGCGGCAGCCACGTGGAGGCCTGTGTAAATGCGCGCCATCGCGTTGGGATAGAACGCGGCCGCTTTTTCCAGTTCCGCGCCGATGCCGGCCAGCCGGGCATATTTTTTCGCATCAAGGAGCGACTTGGCGTAAACTACGTTGGCATACGGGCGGGTCATGAAGCGCACGCGCGACGCGACGTCGCCTTCCGCCAGCCACCCGGGCACCTTGCCGACGCCGCATTCCGCGCCGAGGAAACCCTCGCAGAGGCCGAGCATGTTGAGATGAACGGCGGACTTCGAAGCGCGGGCTTTTTCGCGCAGCGCGCCGACGGCGGACCGGTACTCCGCGGCGTCGCCTATGGCGAGGGCGATCTGCGCCAGCAAAAAATGCGCGCACAGTTCGACGTTGAGCTGCTGGGCTTCCCGCGCCGCATAGGCGGCGCGATGAGCCGTGATCTCCGCGACCTCGAAGTCGCCCCGATTGAACTGCAGCTCGCCGCGCATCACCACGTCGGCACCGGCGCCGTGGCCGCGGGCGGCGGCGAGATAATAAGGCAGGTTCTTCTCGAGGATCTGTACGTCGCATTCGGCGGCGGACCGGTAAAACATGTAGAGGATCGACGGCGCGCCGAACGTCCATGGCCCTTTCATGTTGATGATCGACGTGGGACCGCCCATCAGCTCGACGGCGCGCTTATAGCCGGCGGCCATTGCGGCGAAATCGTTGTGCGCCAGGAACGCCGTGAGGAAAACGATCTCGCCGGTGAGGCGGCGCTTCTCTTCGTCGCTCATGGCGCTGGCGGCAACGTTTCTCTCCACTTCGCGGGCCAGCGCTACGACGCGTTCGGTCTCGTTGTAAATGAAGAGCGCGAAGGCGAAGACGATCATGGCGCGGGGAAACTCGGCGCGGATCTCCGGCGGGCAGCGGTCCAGCACCGAGAGCAGCAGCTTCCTGTTCTCCGCCGAGGCGTTCGAGGAGAAGTCCGACGTCGCCAGCGGCAGACTCAGCGCCGCTCGGAAGTCGCCGATCAGGGCGTAGTAACGCAGGGCGAGAAAGTTGTCCCCCTGCTTTTCATGCCACTGCGCCGTCAGCCGCAGCACACGCTCGCGAAACGCGCCGGAGCACGCGTCGAACTCCTTTTTGACGTAGAGCTGGAGGATGCTGTGGACGTAATAGCGCCGCTCGCCCATGTCGTGCCAGACAAAACCGTTGCGCTCCAGCATGTCGAGAATGTTCTCGTCGATCCAGTCGGTCTCGTTGAGAAAGCGCGCCGTCTCGAGATCGAAGCTGCCGAAATTGCACAGACGCAGCAGAAACAGACGGTCGGCGCCGCTCAGTTTGTTCCAGACGGTGGCGCGGATCAGAGCTCCCACGTCGTTGGCGGCCTGCAGCGTCCCCGCCTCGGAATAGGCCAGCGCCGTCAGGTACACGCCGGCCGCCCAGCCGCCGGTGAGGCGCCGGATCCCTTCGGCCTGCTCGCCCGTGAGGCGCAGGCCGAGCTGGCCGTAGTAGGCGGCGATGTCCGCCGTGTCGAAATCGAGATGCTCCCTGCGGATGTGGTTGACCTGCGCGTCGACGACGATCGCGCGGGGCACGGGATTGACGAGCTGCGTGACGAGGATCAGGTGGACGCCCTCGGGCAGCGCGCCGTAAAAAGCCCTCAGGTAACGCTCGGGGATACGGCTGCGCACAAACTGGTAATTGTCCACGACAAGGTAGACTTCGCCGTCATGGCGCATGGCCGCGAGCGCCGCTTCCATGCGCGGCAGGCATTCGTCGTCCCATGGCACGGCCAGCGCGCCCAGCTCGTTTCCGCACTGGGGATCGGCCTCGCCCACGACGCGGCAGAGCACCTCCCATTCGCCGAGGCGGTTCTCCTCGCCGATGGTGCGCCAGACGACGCGCGCCCCGTCGGACAGCGCGCTCAGATACTCGCGCACCGCCGTGGTCTTGCCGAAGCCCGAAGGCGCCTCGACCGCCGTCAGGCGGTGCGACGGGATGCGCTCCATACGGCGGCGGATCCGTTCGGAAAAATAGTAGTCCTTCTTCGACGCGGCGCAGATCATAAGAGAAACTCCTTTCCTCGTTCGAACGAAACCACGCGGGAAAACAATTCGAAAATATCGAGAGCCGCTTCCCGCTCTCCGAACGATATAAAACCTCATCTCTTTTTTACTTATTCTACCCCCCCTCCGCGAAAAAATCAATATTTTCCTTCATTATGCAACGATTCTGCCCGGGTGCGTCTCGCCTCCGGCCGATCGCCGCCGCGTGCCTTCCAGACATCCTGCGGCGGCGCTCGCAAAAAACGAACGAAACATGAAAAAACATGGCGGCCTCCGAATCTCCGATGGCTGCCATGTTTCGTTTCAAACTGCGCCGTTCATTTTTTTCGCACCGCCGCCGCGTCGGCCCCGGCGGCAAAGGTTTGCTTTCGCCGGCTCAGCGGCGTTCCTGTTCCAGCTTCTCGACACGGCGCAGCAGCGAAAGAAGCAGGGCGTCCTTTTTGTTCAGCTCCTGACGGAGCTGACGACGGCTGGAAACTTTTTTGGCGTCGCGCCCGAGGCGGAACGAGACGCCCAGATTCACCATGGGCTGCTTGCCGATTGTGCTGCCGAGGCTCAGCAGCACGTCTTCGCTGAAGTAATGGTTGATCCCCAGAGCCAGCGAAGTGTCCCCGCGGTAACTGCCAACGGCCGCCGCGACCGACGTCGGCGCGCCGGGGTCGTAATCGAGCGGATGCAGGCCGGCCAGCGCCGCGGAACGGCTGCCCGAGTTGCGGATGTCTTCGCTCAGGCGGCGGTTCATCTCCCACATCTGCCCGCCGTTGACCGCGTCCTGGCTCCACCGTTCGACACGCCCGTCGGCGACTTCGAGCAAACGGTTGCCGCCCATCGACGCTCCGGAACGGAACGTCGCGAACCCGTCGACGTCCAGCGTGCCGCGCAGCAGCGAATTGCCGCCCACGGTCAGATCCTTGCCCACCGACGCGCCGCCGGTCACGGTGAGCGCGCCGTCGACGTTCGTGTCGTGCAGGTTGCTGGTGCCCGCGACGCTCAGATCTCGATCCATCGTCACGTTATCATTGAACGTCGCCACGCCTTTCACCGTCAGTTTCTTCTCCATCGTCACGTCGCCCTTGAGGAGCGACGCGCCGCCGACGGTCAGGTTCTTGTCGGCGACCACGTTGCCGTGCAGGGCGCTGTCGCCGGTCACGGTGAGCGCTCCGTCGACGTTCGTGTCGTG
This sequence is a window from Pyramidobacter sp. YE332. Protein-coding genes within it:
- the rpmI gene encoding 50S ribosomal protein L35; this encodes MVWKAKTHSGAKKRFSYTGNGKIKYQKNGRRHLLSTKNAKRHRRLRQAGLLANGQEEMLRLMMPGK
- a CDS encoding CvpA family protein, whose product is MTLVDGFDLCMLLIVVFFAVKGIFRGFSGEIFSLAGIIGGVYFGFKYADPVDAALRNFFGLLNASVSRMIAIALVFFAVCIVCALVGKLFRALLSMASLSALDRLCGFLVGGVKGAAIVILVVVTLQHAERFLPGVELRNSRTVLLVNAVLPDIKNSLDAFFPKQIV
- a CDS encoding Smr/MutS family protein, which gives rise to MKINEEARQSLEIDDVLELLAAGARSELGRAALVRIEPAADMKSLISRQNLLAAYLSFTESGGNFPWNEAVQVVSAALDEARHTGLLLGEELLKVRVLLTLAMAVKECAQAAKEKFPALVWFCDRIREFSDELERLSVLNSDGSLADGASPKLREIRAELDQKRREARAVGNGFLNGPFSGMLQERVLSIRSGRFAVLVKQAFINRFPGIVTDKSASGNSVYMEPHALVVSNNRIAALLEQQRQEERRIFGELTKMLLDRRNAVNEAETALAQLDLFYCMDDLIHFKRWRMPELVKRSEFCFYDVRHPLLGERAVPIDVSCGRDFRALVVTGPNTGGKTVALKTCALAVYLAWCGLPVPAGDGSSVGSISAIYADIGDEQSIEQSLSTFSSHLKRIVSMLENADADSLALLDELGAGTDPQEGAALGIAVLEEFLRRKTLVLATTHHNPIKRFATTTPGVEAACVDFDMKTLSPTYHLLVGIPGQSNALAIAQRYGMPPGIVKRAEECLNSDELNVERLIGQLQEKRLAVEKLSRELAQEKQRLDAERKKLQQSRSETERKRDEMILKAERESQKVLDDAEAKARSLLKSLQGAARSAGHREMARQKSQIDKTRDTSAVRQNAIEERRTSPAPRLAVGSPVKLNDSSVKGEIVAIDGKNAEVQAGAMRITVPLAKLTPTSAPQARQSADEIAIVRRPEGVPSSIMVRGMLADEAVPLVERYLDQAMRAGYGEVAVIHGRGEGILRKLVHQLCARLPYVSEYRLGDHSEGGWGVTIVKFR
- the rplT gene encoding 50S ribosomal protein L20; protein product: MRVKAASSSDRKYKKLFSITKGFFGHKKNNYRRAREAYLHALSSMFKDRRRKKRDFRRLWISRINAAARMEGMSYSFFMNGLKKAGIEVNRKMLADLAVNDMAAFRGIAEQARQALAK
- the infC gene encoding translation initiation factor IF-3 produces the protein MSDEPRVNEEISAEQVLVIDNEGRKLGVMTPAEGIAAAEERELDLVEVAPDGNLPVCRILDFGKYRYQQQKRDKYARKKQKVQALKEIKMRPKIDEHDYDFKTKAVIKFLESGHRVKVSIFFRGREMAFLDKGREVINRVAADCAAVGKMDEEPRMEGRYMRALFVPLPGSARGDGKE
- the pheT gene encoding phenylalanine--tRNA ligase subunit beta; this encodes MLLSINWLKDFITLGAPLEEIAEKLTVTGTEIESVARPCAAVKGVRIAKIVECSQHPTKSGLKVTRLDVGEKEYPLCVTAAPNVKVGDVIPWFAPGSSTAGGMELEYRDFDGFNSAGMMASAKELGVPDLTDVYGILILPQDAPLGADAGAWLGLDDTVFDMSVTPNRGDLLSVLGAALEIHALFPQCDLHVPAVPKPGYDGEWTLPFEGITLESEGCRAYRLGMADSVRIAPAPLQAGVRLCMSGMRPINNIVDATNYAMLALGQPLHAFDAASLPGRNIGVRAARDGEELVTLDGKTHKLLPSDLVISSSGVGVALAGVMGGLNSEITDKTEHVLLESANFAAPFVSKTSRRLGIPSEASFRYSRGVDPLLTETAMNYALHLMERWGGVRAFSRSLYAQNGEIRPARVPLTAGKMKKILVWDDMNGAEAILKRLGIERAAGGRDNAEYEVPTRRCDIAIEEDLIEEVGRIRGYDAIEPTIPVLHRAGALSPAMRLQRLLRSVAIGRGYTEAVTLSFISPESLTLLRYPEAGQCKVVANPISADMSVMRPSLLPGLLDGVGKAVRGGWRDPVRVFEFGRVFVPGNGAVKEVERIGGVAFSGKEKRALYASSKEDFMLVKGDVEALAQSCNAALTFRRAQRADGHAGQTAEILFDGKTVGYLMCLKPDIAAQLDLDTPLYAFELDVEPFMDAPLPRYAKNNAYPPVYRDISMLVAKDVPADKVIADIREAAGSLLSTVRLFDVYEGQGVPEGFRSMAFSMAYRLGERTLKDAEVEEEHNGVRSGLEQKGYKLR
- the pheS gene encoding phenylalanine--tRNA ligase subunit alpha, which produces MSSEIALEIEKIRAVVESVLKDGATLESLNDCRIAVFGKKGAMTGLQKMLGKLSPQERPEMGKIINGAKVEFQSQLDEAIETLERRRLTEMELRDRVDVTQPFRGRAYGGAHPVVQVTMDVLEVLEGLGFVTVTGPEIETDFFNFEALNIPPHHPARDMQDTFYFGDGRLLRTHTSGMEIHAMLDMGAPLRVACPGRVYRRDNDPTHSPMFHQVEGLVVDKSISVGDLKGCLEAMIHGVFGRKLKARYRASYFPFTEPSMEVDIECFKCGGSDARCQICKGTGWLEIGGMGMCHPNVLRYGGIDPDKYNGFAWGMGLDRIAMLKYGLTDLRALFDGDVSYLLSGRHE